A genome region from Chryseobacterium sp. G0186 includes the following:
- a CDS encoding sensor histidine kinase: MKFYRLTLVASSLLTLVMLFLVVVFDSLKDIYYETPLFKTGLFICIVLIFIINCVVLELLFNYYSRKQVKGLSGFLPEEIVHDHDENITIKELGERFSDLNQQKATEIDMMKEMESYRKEYIGNVSHELKTPLFSIQGYVETLRDGGVDNLTIRDKYLERIDISVERLIAIVTDLDMINRLEAGEINLTVSKFDVNLLIKEIFDLLEFEAEKHNTTLQIQTLHPQIFVEADKQKISQVFINLISNAIHYANRQEAKVVVKTSVLKNKVLIEVIDNGMGIKSEILPRIFERFYRVETSRSRREGGSGLGLAIVKHILEAHNENITVESVYLEGTKFSFMLEKSK, translated from the coding sequence TTGAAATTTTACAGACTTACTCTTGTTGCCTCCAGTCTTTTGACGTTGGTAATGCTCTTTTTGGTGGTCGTTTTCGATTCACTTAAAGATATCTATTACGAAACCCCTCTGTTTAAAACGGGGCTTTTTATCTGTATTGTATTGATTTTTATTATCAACTGTGTCGTGTTGGAGCTTCTTTTCAATTATTACAGCAGAAAACAGGTGAAAGGACTTTCGGGATTTCTTCCTGAGGAAATTGTTCATGATCATGATGAGAATATTACCATCAAGGAATTGGGAGAACGATTTTCAGACCTTAATCAGCAAAAAGCAACGGAAATTGATATGATGAAGGAAATGGAAAGCTACCGAAAAGAATACATCGGAAATGTTTCCCATGAACTTAAAACCCCATTGTTTTCTATTCAGGGGTATGTAGAAACCTTAAGGGACGGAGGTGTGGATAATCTTACCATCCGTGATAAATACCTTGAAAGAATAGACATATCTGTTGAAAGGCTTATTGCTATTGTTACGGACCTTGATATGATCAACAGGCTTGAAGCAGGAGAAATTAATCTTACCGTTTCAAAATTTGATGTCAATCTTCTGATTAAAGAAATTTTTGACCTTCTTGAATTTGAAGCCGAGAAGCATAATACCACTTTACAGATCCAGACCCTTCATCCGCAGATTTTTGTGGAAGCCGATAAACAGAAGATCTCCCAGGTTTTTATTAATCTTATTTCAAATGCCATCCATTATGCCAATAGACAGGAAGCGAAAGTGGTAGTGAAGACCAGTGTCCTGAAAAATAAGGTTTTGATCGAAGTGATAGATAACGGAATGGGAATCAAGTCTGAAATTCTTCCAAGAATCTTTGAACGATTTTATCGCGTAGAAACCAGCAGAAGCAGAAGAGAGGGCGGTTCAGGACTTGGCTTAGCCATTGTAAAACATATCCTTGAAGCACATAACGAAAATATTACCGTGGAAAGTGTGTATCTCGAAGGAACGAAATTTAGTTTTATGCTCGAAAAAAGTAAATAA
- a CDS encoding response regulator: protein MSKKILLIDDELDILEILSYNLEKEGYDIYTATNGNEGIEKAKEIIPDLILLDVMMPEKDGIETCQELRKVKELQKTLIVFLSARSEEFSQLAGFQAGANDYVVKLIKPKILISKVNALLQLTSQVSDNAKMIEIGDLVIDKDNFRVSKSGQQFLLPKKEFDLLYLLASNTEKVFKREEILEKVWGNDVIVGERTIDVHIRRLREKLGINTIQTLKGIGYKLIV from the coding sequence ATGAGCAAAAAAATTCTTTTAATAGACGATGAACTGGACATTTTAGAGATCCTGTCTTACAATTTGGAAAAAGAAGGGTATGATATCTATACCGCTACCAACGGTAACGAAGGGATAGAAAAAGCGAAAGAAATAATTCCCGATCTGATCCTCTTAGATGTAATGATGCCTGAAAAAGATGGTATTGAAACTTGTCAGGAACTTCGTAAAGTGAAAGAACTTCAAAAAACACTTATTGTTTTCCTTTCCGCAAGAAGTGAAGAGTTTTCTCAATTGGCAGGCTTCCAGGCAGGTGCCAACGATTATGTCGTAAAACTGATCAAACCAAAGATCCTTATCTCCAAAGTAAATGCATTATTACAATTAACCTCTCAGGTTTCTGATAATGCAAAGATGATTGAGATCGGAGATCTTGTGATAGACAAGGATAACTTTAGAGTTTCCAAAAGCGGGCAGCAGTTTCTTCTTCCCAAAAAAGAATTTGATCTTCTTTACCTTTTGGCTTCCAATACAGAAAAAGTTTTCAAAAGAGAAGAAATTCTTGAAAAGGTTTGGGGTAATGATGTTATTGTAGGAGAGAGAACAATAGATGTGCATATCAGAAGATTAAGAGAGAAGCTGGGAATCAATACCATTCAGACTTTAAAGGGAATTGGATATAAGCTGATCGTTTAA
- a CDS encoding outer membrane beta-barrel protein produces MKKQLQKSITLLALFSAGLAFAQSQVLEGRVLDEKDNTPIEGVKVKVNDQEVTTDIAGYYSINLSPGANYVITVSSNGYNRKEISEVIVKNDGNTHLDIVLDKPSTKEKEIEGVVIKSNARKETIASTIGLQKNSGVVSQVIGVEAIKRSPDRNTGEVLKRVSGVSLFDGKYIVVRGLSDRYNQAMLNGIQLSSTEPDRKTFSFDLFPANVIETLVINKTFIPEYTGEWGGALIQVNTKDIPNKNFFNAQIGVGGNSITMGQEFHMQKGGKWDFLGIDDGYRKLPTNLPAKNAFSTFTEAQKTEAGKGYTKNFGYNSVGYPENISLQLDGGFNTKLFGKDLGVIAVLNYSNNKRRTESTNRFFTINNSLADTNFDYFTEKYSNDVILGGMLNFTLKLNNNNKISIKNIITNNSVNHMSFRSGKDFEFDPINGTNILAREIGFKNTTFYNSTLTGTHKIEALGGFTVNWYGSFGILDQYIPLLQRLQYNQYTNLEGSPYLALISNGLSQKSGSVFNSTLSDYLYNAGGDISKTFTLFGQKQTIKGGYLFQVKDRIYNSRPFSVRLENYNQGLLSQPFETIFNQENFGTDGRFTFDEISGNQYRYIANTILNAGYLQFDNNFTPWLRAVWGLRVENFDQLVGSTKRSDDRFVNTRVTDFLPAVNLTFKVNPKMNVRLAGSQTVVRPEFREVSPLAYYDFDLGATVIGNKNIERTKITSADLRWEYYPRNGEIFSVAGFYKNFKKPIELYFNQSGVGTSNTFNYLNVDKADAYGIEVEFRKKLDFISALRNFTLGGNASRIWNRVTDETTNIDRPMQGQSPYTINASLQYDTEKSGWSSTVLFNMIGRRILYVGNDQVPPIWEAPRPLLDFQISKKIWKDKGELKLNVADILNRRAKFYHDLNDNGKYDKTDALAIERLTGTNISLTLGYKF; encoded by the coding sequence ATGAAAAAACAACTCCAAAAGAGTATTACGCTACTTGCTTTGTTTTCTGCAGGCCTTGCTTTTGCACAGAGCCAGGTATTAGAAGGCAGGGTATTGGATGAGAAAGACAACACTCCTATAGAGGGTGTAAAAGTAAAGGTGAATGATCAGGAAGTAACTACTGATATTGCCGGTTATTACTCAATCAATCTGTCACCTGGTGCCAACTATGTTATAACGGTAAGCTCTAATGGATACAACAGAAAGGAAATAAGTGAAGTTATTGTAAAAAATGATGGTAACACTCACCTTGATATTGTTTTAGATAAACCATCTACTAAGGAGAAAGAAATTGAGGGAGTTGTTATAAAATCAAATGCAAGAAAGGAAACCATAGCTTCTACCATCGGTTTACAGAAAAATTCCGGTGTAGTTTCTCAGGTTATTGGTGTTGAAGCTATTAAAAGAAGTCCGGACAGAAACACAGGAGAGGTTCTGAAGAGAGTTTCAGGGGTGAGTTTGTTCGACGGAAAATATATTGTAGTAAGAGGTTTATCAGACCGTTACAATCAGGCCATGCTAAATGGTATTCAGTTATCCAGTACGGAACCTGACAGAAAGACGTTTTCTTTTGACCTTTTCCCTGCCAACGTTATTGAAACCCTGGTTATTAACAAAACATTTATTCCTGAATATACAGGTGAATGGGGAGGAGCATTGATCCAGGTAAATACTAAGGATATTCCTAATAAGAATTTCTTTAATGCACAGATAGGTGTAGGAGGAAACTCAATCACTATGGGACAGGAGTTCCATATGCAAAAGGGTGGAAAATGGGACTTCTTAGGGATTGATGACGGATACAGAAAGCTTCCCACCAATCTTCCTGCAAAGAATGCCTTCAGTACATTTACTGAAGCTCAGAAAACAGAAGCAGGGAAAGGATATACCAAGAATTTCGGATATAACAGTGTAGGATATCCTGAAAATATAAGCTTACAGCTGGACGGAGGCTTCAATACCAAGCTTTTCGGAAAGGATTTAGGAGTAATTGCAGTATTAAACTACAGCAACAACAAAAGAAGAACTGAATCTACCAACCGTTTCTTTACCATCAACAACTCACTTGCTGATACCAATTTTGATTATTTTACTGAAAAATACAGCAATGATGTCATCTTGGGTGGAATGTTAAATTTTACTTTAAAGCTTAACAACAATAATAAAATTTCCATCAAGAATATTATCACCAATAACTCGGTGAATCATATGTCTTTCAGATCCGGAAAAGACTTTGAATTTGATCCTATCAACGGAACGAATATCCTGGCAAGGGAAATTGGATTTAAAAATACTACATTCTATAATTCAACTCTTACCGGTACCCACAAAATAGAAGCCCTAGGCGGATTTACTGTAAACTGGTACGGAAGCTTCGGGATCTTAGATCAATACATTCCATTGCTACAGCGTTTGCAATATAACCAGTATACGAATTTGGAAGGAAGTCCTTATTTGGCTTTGATCTCCAATGGTCTTTCTCAAAAATCAGGAAGTGTCTTCAATTCTACACTGAGCGATTATTTATACAATGCTGGTGGTGATATCTCTAAAACCTTTACTTTATTTGGACAAAAACAAACCATTAAAGGTGGATATTTATTCCAGGTAAAAGACAGAATATACAATTCAAGACCATTCTCTGTAAGGCTTGAAAACTATAACCAGGGATTACTTTCCCAGCCTTTTGAAACCATCTTTAATCAGGAAAACTTTGGAACTGACGGCAGATTTACATTTGATGAAATTTCCGGAAATCAGTACAGATATATTGCCAACACGATTCTTAATGCAGGATACTTACAGTTTGACAACAACTTTACGCCTTGGTTAAGAGCCGTTTGGGGATTAAGGGTTGAAAACTTTGACCAGTTAGTAGGAAGTACAAAGAGAAGTGATGACCGTTTTGTAAACACCCGTGTAACAGACTTCTTACCTGCTGTGAACTTAACATTTAAGGTAAATCCTAAGATGAATGTACGTCTTGCCGGTTCACAAACTGTTGTAAGACCTGAGTTTAGAGAGGTTTCTCCTTTGGCTTATTATGACTTTGACTTGGGAGCTACTGTTATTGGTAACAAAAATATTGAAAGAACGAAAATTACCAGTGCGGATCTTCGTTGGGAATATTACCCAAGAAATGGTGAGATTTTCTCTGTGGCAGGTTTCTATAAAAACTTCAAAAAACCGATTGAGCTATACTTCAACCAATCAGGGGTAGGAACGAGTAATACATTCAACTACCTTAACGTAGATAAGGCTGATGCCTATGGTATAGAGGTTGAATTCAGAAAAAAACTTGACTTCATTTCTGCACTTAGAAACTTCACATTGGGTGGAAACGCTTCCAGAATCTGGAACAGAGTAACGGATGAGACGACAAACATTGACAGACCAATGCAGGGACAGTCTCCTTACACCATCAACGCAAGCCTTCAGTATGATACTGAAAAATCCGGATGGTCTTCTACTGTACTTTTCAACATGATCGGAAGAAGAATTCTTTATGTAGGAAATGATCAGGTTCCACCAATCTGGGAAGCTCCAAGACCTCTTTTAGACTTCCAGATTTCTAAAAAAATATGGAAAGACAAGGGAGAGCTAAAACTGAATGTTGCAGACATCCTGAACCGTCGCGCTAAATTCTACCATGACCTTAATGACAACGGTAAATATGACAAAACTGATGCTCTTGCCATAGAAAGATTAACAGGTACCAATATCAGCTTAACACTGGGGTACAAATTTTAA
- a CDS encoding amidohydrolase translates to MQFPYQLTAKGKYSLKNVRLETGFDYENEEVIGTKTALFSIEIEEGEIKTIKVNDPSSDAIDAKGYLMLPAFRDMHIHLDKTLYGLPWQALSPKRRTVKDMIAYEQEIIPELLKTSVGRAEQLISLQQHYGTHFARTHFNIDPTSGLQSLEHLEQALQNKKDSFKAELVAFPQHGVYYTASAPLMKEAAKLKSVGFIGGLDPLSIDGSIEKVMDFTVQLALDHHKGIDIHLHEAGESGMKTINYLIDKAIENPVLQGKVFVSHAFALAHLSQKEAEQIAVRLAIGKVGIASSVPFKGTIMPIPTLKKYGVKVLIGNDNVQDYWSTFGSGNMLQKANLIAELYGYATEFALSRALEFATQSILPLDGKGNQQWPKAGDEAAIVLTDASCSAEAVSRISTIEALMHDGNLFWRH, encoded by the coding sequence ATGCAATTTCCCTATCAATTAACTGCAAAAGGAAAATATTCCCTGAAAAATGTCCGCCTGGAAACAGGTTTTGACTATGAAAATGAAGAGGTAATCGGAACAAAAACAGCCCTTTTCAGTATTGAAATTGAAGAGGGTGAAATCAAAACGATAAAGGTAAATGATCCGTCTTCGGATGCTATAGATGCCAAAGGTTACCTGATGCTGCCTGCTTTTAGAGATATGCACATCCATTTGGATAAAACATTATATGGTCTTCCATGGCAGGCTCTTTCCCCAAAAAGAAGAACGGTAAAGGACATGATTGCCTATGAGCAGGAAATTATCCCTGAGCTGCTAAAGACATCAGTTGGAAGAGCAGAACAGCTTATCAGCCTGCAACAGCATTACGGTACCCATTTTGCGAGAACTCATTTTAATATTGATCCTACCTCAGGATTACAATCTCTTGAGCATTTGGAACAGGCACTCCAAAATAAAAAAGATTCTTTTAAGGCGGAATTAGTCGCCTTTCCACAGCATGGAGTATACTACACAGCATCAGCTCCTTTAATGAAGGAAGCGGCTAAGTTGAAAAGCGTAGGATTTATCGGAGGATTAGATCCTTTGAGTATTGACGGAAGCATAGAAAAAGTAATGGACTTTACGGTTCAATTGGCTTTGGATCATCATAAAGGAATAGATATTCACCTGCATGAAGCAGGAGAGTCAGGGATGAAAACAATCAATTACCTGATTGATAAAGCCATTGAAAATCCGGTACTCCAAGGAAAAGTTTTTGTAAGTCATGCCTTTGCCCTGGCTCATCTTTCACAAAAAGAAGCTGAACAGATTGCAGTAAGGTTGGCAATAGGAAAAGTAGGAATTGCCTCTTCCGTGCCTTTTAAAGGAACCATAATGCCGATTCCAACGCTGAAAAAATATGGAGTAAAGGTCCTGATTGGAAATGATAACGTTCAGGATTACTGGAGTACATTCGGATCCGGAAATATGCTGCAGAAAGCAAACCTTATTGCGGAACTGTACGGATATGCTACCGAGTTTGCCCTTTCCAGAGCATTAGAATTTGCTACTCAGAGTATTCTTCCATTGGATGGAAAAGGGAATCAACAATGGCCTAAAGCCGGTGATGAGGCTGCAATTGTTCTTACGGATGCCTCATGCTCTGCAGAAGCTGTTTCCAGAATCTCTACAATAGAAGCCCTGATGCATGACGGGAATCTGTTTTGGAGACATTAA
- a CDS encoding helix-turn-helix domain-containing protein — translation MSYHTDHFPILGIQEFSENQLKGCNLLFNELYGARSIDDPHKHDFFIINLFEHGVGSHTIDFIEYTVGDHQIHLVFPDQVHQWVIEKETIGYQLMISRDWFESFLPSLRFSASYYQNHPVINLSEEVFKTFRYEFQAIQKELSGENTCWELIQKRSELIGLLVSKSMEKAFKDFEVYNSNPIISKFLHLIDEHFRTERSVSFYADKLNISANYLNIVCKKNLNTSASSLIQDRILLEAKRLLKVSEMSVKDIVYDLGFYDHASFSKFFKAQTGMTPSQFKE, via the coding sequence GTGAGTTATCATACAGATCATTTTCCCATTCTAGGGATTCAGGAGTTTAGCGAGAACCAGCTTAAGGGCTGTAATTTGTTATTTAATGAACTCTACGGAGCACGTTCCATTGATGATCCTCATAAACACGATTTTTTTATCATTAATCTTTTCGAGCACGGTGTTGGCTCTCATACCATAGATTTTATTGAATATACGGTAGGAGATCATCAGATTCATTTGGTTTTTCCCGATCAGGTTCATCAATGGGTGATTGAAAAAGAGACCATAGGGTACCAATTGATGATCAGCAGGGATTGGTTTGAAAGCTTTCTGCCATCATTACGTTTTTCAGCTTCTTATTATCAGAATCATCCGGTTATTAATCTTTCCGAGGAGGTTTTTAAAACTTTTCGATACGAGTTCCAGGCTATTCAAAAGGAATTGAGTGGAGAAAATACATGTTGGGAATTAATTCAAAAAAGAAGCGAATTGATCGGTTTGCTGGTGAGTAAGTCTATGGAAAAGGCTTTTAAAGATTTTGAAGTCTATAACTCAAACCCGATTATTTCAAAATTTCTACACCTTATTGATGAACATTTCAGAACGGAAAGATCAGTCTCCTTTTATGCCGATAAACTGAATATTTCTGCCAATTATCTGAATATTGTCTGTAAGAAAAATCTGAATACTTCAGCTTCATCACTCATTCAGGACCGTATTTTACTGGAAGCAAAGCGTCTTTTAAAGGTTTCGGAAATGTCTGTAAAAGATATTGTATATGATCTGGGTTTCTACGACCATGCCAGTTTTTCCAAGTTCTTTAAAGCACAGACAGGGATGACGCCGTCTCAGTTCAAGGAATAA
- a CDS encoding amidohydrolase yields MTTLNHNISRKDFIRNSALAMAGLTLIPNVMMASPFFDEKNISAKGKLSIKNIRLETGFEYDDGEVSSTKTDLFYIEVENGKITKITPNQPNAKAIDGKGLLMLPAFKDMHIHLDKTFYGDHWQAVRKRTGGVKGMIELEQKMLPEMLKNSTFKAEKMIELLQSKGTSFARSHVNIEPTSKLQSLKNLQKALENKKKGFGAELVAFPQHGVFYTDSAPYLKEAAKMDIDFIGGVDPFNVDGNIEKVMDFTVQLALDHKKGIDIHLHETGDSGLKTVEYLIKKVNENPSLKGKTYLSHCFILAKLEAAQQEEIAEKLAEAQIGIVSTIPIGRLIMPIPTLYKHNVTVLTGNDSIVDHWNTFGTGSVLQKANLMAQLYGYSTEFLLSRSLKLATGNILPLDDKGTQQWPKAGDNADFVLLNASCSAEAVSRISNVESLVHQGNVVF; encoded by the coding sequence ATGACGACTTTGAACCATAATATATCCCGAAAGGATTTTATCAGAAATTCAGCATTGGCAATGGCAGGATTAACCTTAATACCTAATGTCATGATGGCATCCCCGTTTTTTGATGAGAAAAACATTTCAGCAAAAGGAAAGTTGAGTATTAAAAATATTCGTCTTGAAACAGGTTTTGAATACGATGATGGGGAAGTGTCTTCTACCAAAACCGATCTGTTTTATATAGAAGTCGAAAATGGTAAGATCACCAAGATTACTCCGAACCAGCCCAATGCAAAAGCAATTGATGGAAAAGGATTATTGATGCTTCCGGCATTTAAAGACATGCATATCCATTTAGATAAAACCTTTTACGGAGATCATTGGCAGGCAGTAAGAAAAAGAACCGGAGGCGTTAAGGGAATGATTGAACTGGAGCAGAAAATGCTTCCTGAAATGCTTAAAAATTCAACATTCAAGGCTGAAAAAATGATTGAGTTACTACAGTCAAAAGGAACGTCCTTTGCCAGAAGCCATGTGAATATTGAACCGACTTCAAAACTTCAGTCTTTAAAAAATCTACAGAAAGCGCTGGAGAATAAAAAGAAAGGTTTCGGAGCTGAATTGGTAGCTTTCCCGCAGCACGGAGTATTTTATACAGATTCAGCACCTTATCTGAAAGAGGCAGCAAAGATGGATATTGATTTTATCGGTGGCGTAGACCCGTTCAACGTAGACGGAAATATTGAAAAAGTGATGGATTTTACGGTTCAACTGGCTTTGGATCATAAAAAAGGAATAGATATTCATCTGCATGAAACAGGCGATTCCGGATTGAAGACGGTAGAATATCTGATTAAAAAAGTCAATGAAAACCCCTCCCTGAAAGGAAAAACTTACCTAAGTCATTGTTTTATCTTGGCTAAATTAGAAGCTGCCCAACAGGAAGAGATCGCTGAAAAATTAGCTGAAGCACAAATAGGAATTGTTTCTACCATTCCTATCGGAAGACTGATTATGCCGATTCCAACATTGTATAAACATAACGTAACGGTATTAACAGGAAATGACAGTATTGTAGACCATTGGAATACCTTTGGAACCGGAAGTGTACTTCAGAAAGCGAACCTAATGGCCCAATTGTATGGGTATTCAACCGAGTTTTTATTATCGAGAAGCTTAAAACTGGCAACAGGAAATATACTGCCTTTGGATGATAAAGGAACTCAGCAATGGCCGAAAGCAGGGGATAATGCAGACTTTGTTTTGTTAAATGCAAGCTGCTCAGCAGAAGCCGTGTCGAGAATCTCTAATGTAGAATCGTTGGTTCATCAGGGAAATGTTGTTTTTTAA
- the hemL gene encoding glutamate-1-semialdehyde 2,1-aminomutase, protein MKYQRSSALFDEAYKYIPGGVNSPVRAFKSVGGVPVFMKSAKGAYLTDADDNTYIDYINSWGPAILGHTHPEVLEELKLQAEKGFSFGAPTELETEIAKFIIENVPNIDQIRMVSSGTEACMSAIRLARGYTKRDKIVKFEGCYHGHSDSFLIKAGSGAATFGNPNSPGVTEGTAKDTLLARYNDFEQVEDLFRHNPGEIAAVIIEPVAGNMGCVLPENNFLQNLRKICDENGALLIFDEVMTGFRLAFGGAQELFNVKADLVTYGKVIGGGLPVGAFAGRNEIMDHLAPKGGVYQAGTLSGNPLAMRAGLKTLQLIKNDSEFFNRLSKTTETLDFEIGKILNEKGIAHRINRKGSMMSVFFHIQSVSNFDEAQEANHSLFNNFFHQMLQNGVYLPPSGYETYFISDAIKDKEIDMTLEAVRKFEYSNL, encoded by the coding sequence ATGAAGTATCAAAGAAGTTCGGCTTTATTTGATGAAGCCTACAAATACATTCCGGGAGGAGTAAACTCTCCGGTAAGAGCATTCAAATCAGTAGGAGGAGTTCCTGTTTTTATGAAATCGGCGAAAGGGGCTTACCTTACCGATGCAGATGATAACACCTATATTGATTACATCAATTCATGGGGACCTGCAATTCTGGGACATACTCATCCTGAAGTATTGGAGGAATTGAAGCTGCAGGCAGAAAAAGGATTTTCGTTCGGGGCTCCTACAGAACTGGAAACAGAAATTGCAAAATTTATCATTGAAAATGTTCCGAATATAGACCAGATCAGAATGGTTTCCTCAGGAACAGAAGCTTGTATGAGTGCCATCAGACTGGCAAGAGGATATACCAAAAGAGATAAGATTGTAAAATTTGAAGGATGCTATCACGGACATTCAGATTCATTTCTGATTAAGGCGGGTAGTGGTGCTGCCACTTTTGGAAATCCAAACTCTCCGGGAGTTACAGAGGGAACAGCTAAAGATACATTATTGGCCCGTTACAATGATTTTGAGCAGGTTGAAGATTTATTCCGTCATAATCCGGGGGAAATTGCAGCCGTAATCATTGAACCGGTTGCCGGAAATATGGGTTGTGTATTGCCGGAAAACAATTTCCTGCAAAATCTTAGAAAAATTTGTGATGAGAACGGTGCCTTATTGATTTTTGATGAGGTAATGACCGGTTTCAGACTGGCATTTGGAGGCGCTCAGGAGCTTTTCAATGTTAAAGCAGATTTGGTAACTTACGGAAAAGTAATCGGTGGAGGACTTCCGGTAGGTGCGTTTGCAGGAAGAAATGAAATTATGGACCATCTGGCACCGAAAGGAGGCGTATATCAGGCTGGTACATTAAGTGGAAATCCATTGGCGATGAGAGCAGGATTAAAGACTCTTCAACTCATTAAAAATGACTCTGAATTCTTCAACAGATTAAGTAAAACAACGGAAACCCTGGATTTTGAAATCGGAAAGATCTTAAATGAAAAAGGAATTGCCCACAGAATCAATAGAAAAGGGTCAATGATGTCTGTATTTTTCCATATCCAAAGTGTTTCTAACTTTGATGAAGCACAGGAAGCGAACCATTCATTGTTCAATAATTTCTTCCATCAGATGCTTCAGAATGGAGTATATCTTCCACCAAGTGGGTATGAGACTTACTTCATCAGTGATGCCATTAAGGATAAAGAAATTGATATGACACTGGAAGCAGTAAGAAAATTTGAATATTCCAATTTATAA